A single window of Gemmatimonadota bacterium DNA harbors:
- the treF gene encoding alpha,alpha-trehalase TreF — protein sequence MSVRRTLRAWSVRPAAVLAVVVLYACGPAVATSTAPTTGAALEPATGYAPARDLGPLFHAVQMAEVYQDSKTFVDALPRARPAAILRGWDSLRASGAVDLEPFVARWFDPPPVIGGGDVGSTDDMEAHIRALWPVLTRPPDDPSGLSSLIPLPHRYVVPGGRFREVYYWDSYFTMLGLVASGRVDLVRDMLRNFAFLVRTLGFVPNGNRSYYRSRSQPPFLAAMVGLYAQAADTAAALEFLPALLDEHAFWMAGAGSVAPGTAHQRVVRLPDGAVLNRYWDDRAEPRPESYREDVRLAERLPPGRRPALYREIRATAESGWDFSSRWLRDPADLTTLETTSRAPVDLNSLLVHAEQTLAALLRARGATGDSARAAELSRAAALRQAALLRAAWDPDDGFFYDVRWRDGTRVRDRPTLAGAVPVFFGLADPGQARRVAETLERDFLRPGGLVTTEVRSGQQWDAPNGWAPLQWMGISALCAAGRATLAAEARSRWLALNRRTWRSTGRMMEKYDVEDPDRPAGGGEYPTQDGFGWTNGVALALSLHADGVADTLGVPALRCAALDAEDSPRS from the coding sequence GTGAGCGTCCGGCGTACGCTGCGCGCCTGGAGCGTGCGTCCCGCGGCTGTGCTGGCCGTGGTGGTCCTGTACGCCTGCGGTCCCGCCGTGGCGACGTCGACGGCGCCGACCACGGGCGCCGCGCTCGAGCCCGCGACCGGGTACGCACCGGCCCGCGATCTGGGTCCCCTGTTCCACGCCGTGCAGATGGCGGAGGTGTACCAGGACTCCAAGACCTTCGTGGACGCGCTCCCGCGGGCGCGGCCGGCCGCGATCCTGCGTGGGTGGGACAGCCTCCGTGCGAGCGGTGCAGTGGATCTGGAGCCCTTCGTCGCGCGGTGGTTCGATCCTCCACCGGTCATCGGCGGCGGAGACGTCGGATCCACCGACGACATGGAGGCGCACATCCGTGCGCTCTGGCCGGTCCTGACCCGGCCGCCGGACGATCCGTCGGGGCTCTCCTCGCTGATCCCGCTCCCGCACCGCTACGTCGTGCCCGGGGGCCGCTTCCGCGAGGTGTACTACTGGGACTCGTACTTCACCATGCTGGGGCTGGTCGCGAGCGGCCGCGTCGATCTCGTGCGCGACATGCTGCGCAACTTTGCATTCCTGGTCCGAACGCTGGGCTTCGTCCCGAACGGCAACCGCTCGTACTACCGCAGTCGGAGTCAGCCCCCGTTCCTGGCCGCCATGGTGGGCCTCTACGCCCAGGCGGCCGATACCGCCGCGGCGCTGGAGTTCCTGCCTGCGCTGCTGGACGAGCACGCGTTCTGGATGGCGGGCGCCGGGTCCGTGGCCCCGGGCACCGCGCACCAGCGCGTGGTGCGGTTGCCGGACGGCGCGGTGCTCAACCGCTACTGGGACGATCGCGCCGAGCCCCGGCCGGAGTCCTATCGCGAGGACGTGCGTCTCGCCGAACGGCTACCGCCGGGGCGTCGCCCCGCACTGTACCGGGAGATCCGCGCGACGGCGGAGAGCGGGTGGGACTTCTCGAGCCGTTGGCTGCGCGATCCTGCGGATCTGACGACCCTGGAGACGACGAGCCGGGCGCCGGTGGACCTGAACAGCCTCCTGGTCCATGCGGAGCAGACCCTGGCCGCCCTGCTGCGGGCGCGAGGCGCCACTGGTGACTCCGCCCGCGCCGCCGAACTCAGCCGGGCCGCGGCACTTCGGCAGGCCGCACTCCTGCGCGCCGCCTGGGATCCCGACGACGGCTTCTTCTACGACGTGCGCTGGAGGGACGGGACGCGCGTGCGGGACCGTCCCACGCTCGCCGGCGCGGTACCCGTGTTCTTCGGTCTGGCGGACCCCGGTCAGGCGCGGCGTGTGGCGGAGACGCTCGAGAGGGACTTCCTCCGCCCGGGCGGTCTGGTCACCACGGAGGTCCGCTCCGGACAGCAGTGGGATGCGCCGAACGGATGGGCTCCGCTGCAGTGGATGGGCATCTCGGCGCTGTGCGCGGCGGGACGGGCCACGCTCGCCGCGGAGGCGCGCTCCCGTTGGCTGGCCTTGAACCGCCGGACCTGGCGGAGCACGGGGCGCATGATGGAGAAGTACGACGTGGAGGATCCGGACCGGCCCGCGGGCGGCGGGGAATACCCCACGCAGGACGGCTTCGGATGGACGAACGGGGTGGCGTTGGCCCTGTCACTGCACGCGGACGGCGTCGCCGACACCCTCGGCGTGCCGGCCCTGCGCTGCGCCGCGCTGGACGCCGAGGACTCTCCGAGGTCCTGA
- a CDS encoding DUF1028 domain-containing protein, protein MRRSAFLVLALLPAPATLRAQDYDPNYLATFSIIARDPSTGELGMGVQSKAFAAGNRAMTAKGGVAIVAHQAAANPMYGPLGIQLIEAGYPPEEALAMLVASDEGRDRRQVAMMDQQGRTAAWTGTGANDWKGHRCGRDYCAQGNILTGAEVVDAMARSFESSNGPLAERLLEALDAAQAAGGDARGMQSGALLVVRPRVNGGFSDRAVDIRVDDHTRPLEELRRILELQRSGEIIQDANRAVAAGDLDAGLERARAATELAPRNDNAWVALANVQARRGETDAAFESLMRAVELNPGRRRTLPRDSNFERLRNDARFRRLVGG, encoded by the coding sequence ATGCGTCGTTCCGCTTTCCTGGTGCTCGCCCTGCTGCCCGCGCCCGCGACGCTGCGAGCGCAGGACTACGATCCGAACTACCTCGCCACCTTCTCCATCATCGCCCGGGATCCCTCCACCGGGGAGCTCGGGATGGGCGTGCAGTCGAAGGCGTTCGCCGCCGGGAATCGGGCCATGACGGCGAAGGGTGGCGTGGCCATCGTCGCGCACCAGGCGGCGGCGAATCCGATGTACGGACCGCTGGGGATCCAGCTCATCGAAGCGGGCTACCCGCCGGAGGAAGCGCTGGCCATGCTCGTCGCCAGCGACGAGGGCCGGGATCGTCGGCAGGTGGCGATGATGGATCAGCAGGGCCGCACGGCCGCCTGGACCGGCACCGGCGCCAACGACTGGAAGGGGCATCGCTGCGGACGGGACTACTGTGCGCAGGGCAACATCCTGACGGGTGCGGAGGTGGTGGACGCGATGGCCCGCTCCTTCGAGTCCTCCAACGGCCCGCTCGCCGAGCGGCTGCTCGAAGCGCTGGATGCCGCACAGGCGGCGGGTGGGGACGCGCGCGGGATGCAGTCGGGAGCGCTGCTGGTGGTGCGGCCGCGCGTGAACGGCGGATTCAGCGATCGCGCGGTCGACATCCGGGTGGACGACCACACGCGTCCGCTCGAGGAGCTGCGCCGGATCCTGGAGCTGCAGCGCTCCGGCGAGATCATCCAGGACGCGAACCGGGCGGTGGCCGCGGGAGATCTCGACGCCGGCCTGGAGCGGGCGCGGGCGGCCACGGAGCTGGCGCCCCGGAACGACAACGCCTGGGTGGCGCTGGCCAACGTGCAGGCGCGCCGGGGGGAGACGGATGCCGCCTTCGAGTCGCTCATGCGGGCCGTCGAGTTGAATCCGGGACGGCGTCGAACCCTGCCGCGCGATTCCAACTTCGAGCGCCTGCGGAACGACGCGCGCTTCCGCCGGCTCGTGGGTGGGTGA
- a CDS encoding methyltransferase domain-containing protein, with the protein MGETVAGKRYDRAYFDRWYRGDQRVGSRAALERKVTLAVAVAEIVLGRPLRSVLDVGCGEARWQPVLARLRPRSTYLGIDASAYAVERYGARRNVRQGSFEDLHLHVFERPFDLVVCADVLHYLTRPQIVAGLEALVPLVGGVAFLETYTSGDDIVGDHHDFQKRSASTYRRLFADAGLVHCGMHSWVRADQVRDLTELEVCG; encoded by the coding sequence GTGGGTGAGACCGTGGCCGGCAAGCGGTACGACCGGGCCTACTTCGATCGTTGGTACCGAGGCGACCAACGCGTCGGCTCGCGCGCCGCGCTCGAGCGCAAGGTGACGTTGGCGGTGGCGGTGGCGGAGATCGTGCTGGGCCGCCCGTTGCGTTCGGTGCTGGACGTGGGGTGCGGCGAGGCTCGCTGGCAGCCGGTCCTGGCCCGGTTGCGTCCCCGGTCCACATATCTCGGCATCGATGCCAGCGCGTACGCCGTCGAGCGCTACGGCGCGCGGCGCAACGTCCGGCAGGGGTCCTTCGAGGACCTCCACCTGCACGTGTTCGAGCGGCCCTTCGACCTGGTGGTGTGCGCGGACGTGCTCCACTATCTGACCCGGCCGCAGATCGTGGCGGGCCTGGAGGCGCTGGTGCCCCTCGTGGGCGGCGTGGCCTTCCTGGAGACGTACACCAGCGGCGACGACATCGTGGGCGATCATCACGATTTCCAGAAGCGCTCGGCATCCACGTACCGGCGGCTGTTCGCCGACGCCGGCCTGGTGCACTGCGGCATGCACTCGTGGGTGCGCGCGGACCAGGTGCGCGACCTGACCGAGCTCGAGGTCTGCGGCTGA
- a CDS encoding c-type cytochrome — MKRVACLSLVSALACANESPGPSPAETLALDTLRTAEAAYDPAAFDSISWENPAAANERGAVVFRFSCEKCHGPRGYGDGGFVSRGDTVRPPSFRESDWRFVEDHEGLRRHIFVGTADGMPHWGLEGLKPRDVDAVAHYLREGLRTTS, encoded by the coding sequence ATGAAGCGCGTGGCCTGCCTGTCCCTGGTCTCCGCCCTTGCCTGCGCGAACGAGTCGCCGGGACCGTCGCCCGCCGAGACACTCGCCCTGGATACGCTGCGTACCGCCGAGGCGGCCTACGATCCGGCGGCGTTCGATTCCATTTCCTGGGAGAACCCCGCGGCGGCCAACGAACGGGGTGCGGTCGTCTTCCGCTTCAGCTGCGAGAAGTGCCACGGGCCGCGCGGGTATGGGGACGGTGGCTTCGTTTCCCGCGGGGACACGGTCCGCCCGCCGTCCTTCCGCGAATCGGACTGGCGCTTCGTGGAGGACCACGAAGGGCTGCGGCGTCACATCTTCGTGGGCACGGCGGACGGCATGCCGCACTGGGGGCTCGAAGGGCTCAAGCCGCGAGACGTCGATGCGGTCGCGCACTATCTGCGCGAAGGGCTGCGCACCACGTCCTGA